The window TGCTCCTGTTGTCACTACTTGAACTTTTTCTTCTATACAAATGTTGATTTGTTCTTCTACATCTGCCATCATAAGCATTAAATTTACTCCAAATGGATTAGAAGTTATAGCTTTAGCTTTTTTGATTTCCTGTCTTAAAATATCACAAGGCATTCCTCCACCAGCAATGATTCCTAGACCTCCCTCTTTGGAAACGTGTCCAGCAAGATTTCCATTAGCAATCCATGCCATTGCCCCTTGTATGATTGGATATTTGATTCCAAGTAGTTTACAGATCTTGTTATTACTCATAAATCCTCCTAAAAATATAAATTATTCCTTGAATACTTTTTTAAATCTATCAAAAATTTCTTTAACTGAAAGTATTTCATTAATTTTCCACGCATCTCTTCCAGCAAAAAATATTCCTTCTTCATAATTTCCATCATGTGCCTTTACTAATCTTTCATTTACACAAAATTTATATGTACATTTTTTTAAACATCTATTACAATGTTTTGGTGGTTCTGTAGTTTCATTTAAAACTTTTTTTACATAAGGAGAGACAATAGCATTAGCTGGTAATCCAGCAGAACTCATCATTTCAACTACATCTCCTTCTTTGCAGTTAATATACATTTGTTTGAAAAAATCATCAACTTCACATTCTTCAGCAGCTATAAATCTGCTTCCCATTTGAATTCCATCTGCTCCTAATGCAAGCATTCTTTCTGCATCTTCAGGAGTTATTACTCCTCCAGCACCAAAAACAGGAATAGAAACATTCTCAGCAATTTCTCCAACTATATCCCATGAATCTTTTTCTGTTCCTAAGTGTCCACCAGCATTTCCACCTTCAACAACAATAGCATCTGCTCCCAATTTTTGAGAAATTTTAGCTA of the Fusobacterium sp. genome contains:
- a CDS encoding nitronate monooxygenase, whose amino-acid sequence is MLAIGDLKINIPIIQGGMAIRASMAKLAAAVANEGGIGVIAGTALSIDELKKEIKRAKDMIVNKGGALGVNIMYATTDFMELVQVSIEAGIDVIIFGAGFSRDIFEVAKGTGVKIIPIVSSLKLAKISQKLGADAIVVEGGNAGGHLGTEKDSWDIVGEIAENVSIPVFGAGGVITPEDAERMLALGADGIQMGSRFIAAEECEVDDFFKQMYINCKEGDVVEMMSSAGLPANAIVSPYVKKVLNETTEPPKHCNRCLKKCTYKFCVNERLVKAHDGNYEEGIFFAGRDAWKINEILSVKEIFDRFKKVFKE